A genome region from Ottowia testudinis includes the following:
- a CDS encoding DUF3892 domain-containing protein, whose protein sequence is MADFCITAVTYNKDREHIEYVQVREEQGKTLGAPRTVSRAFVADLIRLGKATFQTRTKADNTWKLGAQVHLIDDVYLTTDRNSTERDNLGHLPEF, encoded by the coding sequence ATGGCGGACTTCTGCATCACGGCGGTCACGTACAACAAGGATCGCGAGCACATCGAGTACGTGCAAGTGCGAGAGGAACAGGGGAAGACTCTCGGCGCCCCCCGTACCGTTTCTCGCGCCTTCGTGGCGGATCTCATTCGCCTTGGTAAAGCCACCTTCCAGACCAGGACGAAAGCAGACAACACTTGGAAGCTGGGCGCGCAGGTGCATCTCATCGACGATGTCTACCTGACCACCGACAGGAATAGCACCGAACGGGACAACCTGGGCCATCTGCCTGAGTTCTGA
- a CDS encoding TetR/AcrR family transcriptional regulator C-terminal domain-containing protein, whose protein sequence is MKLDQNKALEAALKLLNKVGLEMLTMRLLASELGVQAPALYYHFASKRNLLDAMAEAIVAPAIAGLDPAQLDRVQIDDLARAYRQAMLSHRDGGVVVSGAYGATPSVLKLADGLLGKMLDSGLHQPDAVNAMFNLLYFIQGSVVEQQAFEQLWGSNAKSRAAAAQQLKRTVTVGYPHLEACLAELLCVDFDARFNQGLKAQSLTLKRQRRRSYERGPQSRTR, encoded by the coding sequence ATGAAGCTCGATCAAAACAAAGCGCTGGAAGCAGCCCTGAAGCTGTTAAACAAGGTGGGGCTGGAGATGTTGACGATGCGGCTGCTGGCTTCCGAGTTGGGCGTGCAGGCGCCTGCCCTTTACTATCACTTCGCATCTAAGCGGAATTTGCTTGACGCGATGGCTGAAGCGATCGTTGCGCCAGCCATCGCCGGGCTAGACCCCGCGCAACTAGATCGCGTTCAGATCGACGACCTTGCCAGAGCGTATAGGCAAGCCATGTTGAGCCATAGGGACGGAGGCGTGGTGGTCTCCGGTGCCTATGGCGCCACGCCCAGTGTGCTCAAGCTGGCCGATGGTCTGCTCGGAAAAATGTTGGATAGCGGTTTGCATCAACCCGACGCGGTCAACGCAATGTTCAACCTGCTCTATTTCATTCAAGGTTCTGTCGTTGAACAGCAAGCGTTCGAGCAGCTCTGGGGGAGCAATGCAAAGAGCCGTGCCGCAGCAGCGCAACAGCTCAAAAGAACCGTGACCGTCGGATACCCTCATTTGGAAGCGTGTCTGGCGGAATTGCTCTGCGTCGATTTCGACGCTCGATTCAATCAGGGACTCAAAGCGCAGTCTCTGACTCTGAAACGGCAGCGACGTCGCTCATACGAGCGCGGGCCACAGTCGCGCACAAGGTGA